The segment CGTAACCGGGCTATCCTCGAGGTATTCTACGGTACGGGCATACGGCTTTCCGAGCTTCATGGACTTAATGTAGACAGTATCGATTACTTCGACGGTGTTTTCCGTGTTCTGGGTAAAGGCAGAAAACAACGTATCGTTCCCATTGGCCGTAAGGCAGTGGAAGCGGTGAGAGACTATCTGCCGTTCCGTGAAAAAGAGCTTGTCAGGTGCGGATCTTCGGGTGAGACGGCGCTGTTCGTGAACACAAAGGGTAAACGCCTGGGACAGCGCAGCATTCAACTGGCTGTGACAAAACATCTCAGGATGGTTTCCGAAAAGGAGCATCTAAGCCCCCATGTACTGCGGCACTCGTTTGCCACCCATATGCTCGATCACGGCGCCGATCTGAGAGCGGTTCAGGAACTTCTGGGACATACGTCGCTTTCCACAACCCAGATTTACACCCATGTCACCATGGACAGGCTTATAAAGGCATACCGTCAGGCGCATCCACGGGCCTGAATCAGGAGTTTTTCTGGTGCGGAGACCGGAAGTTTTGAACACCGGCGGAATTGAACGGAATCAAGTTAAAACTATTATACGGAGTAAAAGCTGTGCACGATCAACGCATGCATGCAACAACGATTCTCGGAGTGAGACGGAATGGTAAAGTGGCGCTGGGCGGAGACGGGCAGGTGACATACGGCGATACGGTTGTTAAAAGCTCGGCGGTGAAGATCAGGCGCCTCTATAATGATTCCATTCTCGCGGGTTTTGCGGGAGCGACGGCCGATGCATTTGCACTGTTTGAAAAATTCGAGGGCAAGCTGGAAGAATATTCCGGGAATATGCCCAAGGCTGTCGTGGAGCTTGCCAAGGAATGGCGTACCGACAAGATGCTCAGACGTCTCGAAGCAATGCTCGTGATCATGGACAAGAAACACTCCTTCATCATATCGGGTGAAGGAGATGTCATCGAGCCCGACGACGATGTCGTCACCATCGGCTCAGGTTCTCCGTATGCGCTCGCGGCTGCCCGCGCTTACATTGATGGAACCCGTCTTTCGGCTGCAAAGATCGTTGAAAAGTCGCTTTCCATTGCCGCTGATATCTGTATTTACACCAATAACCGTATAACCGTGATGGAGCTCTGATATGACCGATCGTCAAAAACACCTGACACCGCGTGAAATCGTTCAGGAGCTCGATAAATATATCATCGGCCAGGAAAAAGCGAAAAAATCGGTGGCGATTGCCCTCAGAAACCGCTGGAGGCGGCGCATGGTCCCTGAAGATATTCGTGAGGAGATCATGCCCAACAATATCATCATGATCGGCCCGACCGGTGTAGGAAAAACCGAAATCGCCCGCCGTCTGGCGAGTCTTGCCGATGCTCCCTTCATCAAGGTTGAGGCGTCCAAGTTCACCGAAGTTGGTTATGTGGGCCGTGATGTCGAATCCATCGTCCGCGATCTTGCGGACCTTGCGGTCAACATGGTCAAAGAGCGGTGCAACAAAGAGGTTCAGGAAACGGCGGTAAAACTTGCGGATGACCGGATTCTCGATTTTCTTCTTCCGGCTGCCGGGACAAAAGCCATCGAGTCAGGCGAAAGTGAAGTCCGTGACGAACGGCGCGGGAAAACCCGCGGCAAACTCCAGGAACAGCTTTTAAGCGGACATCTGGAAGACCGGATGATCGAGATCGATGTACCGGTCGAACGGTCGCCGATGATCGAGATTTTTACACCGCAGGGCATGGAGGAAATGGGAATCAATATTCAGGAGATATTCGGCGGTGTCATGTCCGGCCGTTCCAAAAAACGGAAGGTTACCATCAACGAGGCGCGTACCATTTTCCAGCAGGAAGAGAGCCGTAAACTCATCGACATGGATAATGTGATCAAGGAAGCGCTCCAGATGGTCGAGGAGTCCGGGATTGTGTTTGTCGATGAAATCGATAAAATCGCGGGCGAATCGGTGCATGAAACCATCGATGTATCCCGTGAAGGTGTTCAGCGCGATATACTCCCGATAGTTGAAGGATCGACCGTGATGACGAAATACGGGATGGTAAAGACCGATCATGTCCTGTTCATAGCAGCCGGAGCCTTTCATTCGAGCAAGCCTTCCGATCTTATTCCCGAGCTTCAGGGACGGTTCCCCATTCGGGTCGAGCTTGACAGTCTCGGAGAGGAAGAATTTTACCGCATTCTTACCGAGCCGCGGAATGCACTCATCAAACAGTATCAGGCGTTGCTCAATGCCGATGGGATCACCTTGACATTTACGGACGGCGCGCTTCGGGAGATTGCCTCCTCCGCCGACAAGGTCAACAAAAAAACGGAAAATATCGGCGCCCGGAGGCTTCACACGATCATGAGCACACTTCTCGAAAATATACTGTTTGAAACCCCCGCTGAGGAAGGCAAGGTCAAAAAGACCCGCATAACCAAGGAAATGGTTCGCTCCGAGCTCGATGAAATAATAAGCGATGAGGATTTGAGCAGGTATATCCTTTAACATGGTTTGTGGTTTATAGTTCATGGTGAGTGGGGCGTGTTTCGGGAAGGCTGTTATGCCGGATTTATTTCGGCTCCCCATAGAATGAGTGATAAATAATATCAGCGTTTGCTGAATAAATGAAAATACCAGGGAAAATCTCAGGCATATGCTGTAACATAGAGGGTATCATGAAAAAAGATCTTCTCAGTATCGGTGATTTGACAAAGGCGGATTACGAGTTTCTGGTCGCAACGGCGCTTACGATCAAGGGAGATATGGCATCCTTTCAGGATGTGCTCAGGAACAGAACGGTTGTTCTCATTTTTGACAAGCCTTCTCTCAGGACGCGGGTAACGTTCGAGGTGGCCATGCGTCAGTTCGGCGGTAACAGCATCTATATGCGGGGCAATGAAATATCACTCGGCAAGCGCGAAACCATATCCGATGCCGCACGGAATCTTTCACGGTGGGTGGATGGCGTCATCATGCGGACGTTCGGTCACGATATCGTCTCCGAGCTTGCTGAAGCGTCGACCATACCCGTCATCAACGCCCTGACCGACCTCGAGCATCCCTGCCAGGCGCTTGCCTGTTTCATGACTCTGAAAGAGCATCTTGGTGATCTCTGTGGAAAGAAGCTTGTTTTTGTGGGTGACGGGAACAATGTTGCACACAGCCTGATGCTTCTGGCTCCTCTTGCCGGGATGGATTTTACCATGTGCTGCCCGGGCGGGTATGAACCGCTGAAAGAAATTGAAACCCGGGCCATGCGCTCTGCCGGCGAAATGGGGACGACCTGTACGACAGACCATGATCCTTTTGCGGCGGTGAAAGGTGCCGATCTCATATACACCGATGTCTGGGCCAGTATGGGGCAGGAAGATGAATCGGAAAAACGCGCCCGGGACTTTAAAAACTTTCAGGTCAACGGTAAGCTCGTTTCCGCTGCGGGGGAAAAGTGCCTCGTTTCCCACTGCCTTCCTGCTCACCGGGAAGAAGAGATTACCTCGGAAGTTCTCGACAGCGATGTCAGCATCGCATTCGATGAGGCTGAAAACCGCCTCCATATCCAGAAAGCGATTCTCTATACCCTTCTCGGGGCGTCACGTGAGAGGGAGTGAACATCGTGGTATTTTGTCCTCGTGGTAATGGGCGATTCCCCCTTGCGGTAATTGCCTTATTTGTTTTTATAGGGTTTTCATGCGCCAAACAGGGACTGCCGCCCGGGGGTCCGGAAGATAAAATACCGCCTGAACTGATCGGTTCATCGCCTGCCAACATGTCGATCAATGTTTCTGCCGGGGAACGGATCCTGTTCGAGTTTTCGGAACCCATGGATTCCAAAAGCGTTGAAGATAATTTTTTCGTTGTTCCCATTCCTTCTTCGTGGCCGGAATTTTTGTGGCATTCGGGCAGCAGGGCTCTGGAAGTGCGATTCCACGAACCCTTTAAAATGAACACGACCTATGTTGTCTCGATAGGAGCCAAGGCGAGCGACCTGAGGCGTAATCCGCTTGACGACACCGTTACGCTCACGTTTTCGACCGGCGCAACCATCGAGAACGGAAAAATCACGGGCAGAATAATACCATACGGATACTTCTCAAAGGAACCTGAGAAGATTTCCGGAGTCGATATCGTGGCATACAGGCTATCCGATGCAGGTAAGTCACCCGATCCGCGCAGTGATGTACCCGATTATTTTACCCAGAGCGGCAACGATGGAAGCTTTGAAATCACCGGACTGTCACACGGACTTTACCGCATTTTCGCGATTGGCGACAAGGACGGAAACGGATTTTATTCGGAAGGTTCCGATATGGTGGGCATAGCTCCCCATGATGTCGAGCTTGCTGAAAAGGATTCCGTGCGGGCGCCCATGATCATGGTATCGTCGAAGGACACCACCGGTGTTCAGCTCAGATCGGTGAGGGCATCCGATTCGAGGCGGGTCGAGGTATTCTTTGATCGCGCCGTTGTATCCGCCGGTATGCAGCTGGCGTTCGATGGGCTTGAAATCGACGGCTTCTTTGTCGATGTGAAAAATCCACAGACTGTTTCGGTCGCGACAGCGGCGCAGGAAAACGGGAAACGGTATGCCGTCAGCACCCTCGAGGTTTTCGACCGTGACGGGAATGGTGTTGCCCCGCTCGGCTTCAAACCCGATTTCGCCGGCACCGACCGTCCCGATACTACCGCGCTTGAAATTGCTGATTGGGGGCCGAAGATTCTTACAGCCGGCAGCGGGCCGTTGAGGCTTGTTTTTAA is part of the bacterium genome and harbors:
- the argF gene encoding ornithine carbamoyltransferase → MKKDLLSIGDLTKADYEFLVATALTIKGDMASFQDVLRNRTVVLIFDKPSLRTRVTFEVAMRQFGGNSIYMRGNEISLGKRETISDAARNLSRWVDGVIMRTFGHDIVSELAEASTIPVINALTDLEHPCQALACFMTLKEHLGDLCGKKLVFVGDGNNVAHSLMLLAPLAGMDFTMCCPGGYEPLKEIETRAMRSAGEMGTTCTTDHDPFAAVKGADLIYTDVWASMGQEDESEKRARDFKNFQVNGKLVSAAGEKCLVSHCLPAHREEEITSEVLDSDVSIAFDEAENRLHIQKAILYTLLGASRERE
- a CDS encoding Ig-like domain-containing protein, whose product is MVFCPRGNGRFPLAVIALFVFIGFSCAKQGLPPGGPEDKIPPELIGSSPANMSINVSAGERILFEFSEPMDSKSVEDNFFVVPIPSSWPEFLWHSGSRALEVRFHEPFKMNTTYVVSIGAKASDLRRNPLDDTVTLTFSTGATIENGKITGRIIPYGYFSKEPEKISGVDIVAYRLSDAGKSPDPRSDVPDYFTQSGNDGSFEITGLSHGLYRIFAIGDKDGNGFYSEGSDMVGIAPHDVELAEKDSVRAPMIMVSSKDTTGVQLRSVRASDSRRVEVFFDRAVVSAGMQLAFDGLEIDGFFVDVKNPQTVSVATAAQENGKRYAVSTLEVFDRDGNGVAPLGFKPDFAGTDRPDTTALEIADWGPKILTAGSGPLRLVFNRILAISADSDTSFALADESGEDLAVRRSAPNEMEITPPNGWKEGYNYLISLEKENLKGISGNTFADTAGDIRFRVVPSDTLGFMIGSVVDPAGGDGSLYRIAWKHIETGTVSEIGIRGPVEWASGGVLPGRYIAYAYRDDGDSTVFRGMVSPFRAAEQVVAYPDTIKVVSRWKTDTIQFIFE
- the hslV gene encoding ATP-dependent protease subunit HslV, which encodes MHDQRMHATTILGVRRNGKVALGGDGQVTYGDTVVKSSAVKIRRLYNDSILAGFAGATADAFALFEKFEGKLEEYSGNMPKAVVELAKEWRTDKMLRRLEAMLVIMDKKHSFIISGEGDVIEPDDDVVTIGSGSPYALAAARAYIDGTRLSAAKIVEKSLSIAADICIYTNNRITVMEL
- the xerC gene encoding tyrosine recombinase XerC, which encodes METYLELFLKYIMVQKNYSGHTVEAYERDIRQFMGFLQTRAGDVPVSLDQFSRQNIRDYLYALSQAGLSRKSIGRKLASLKSFGKYLVNESVFEKSPAGEIKTPKIEKKEPVFLSETEVMHTMSIPVGQDMISFRNRAILEVFYGTGIRLSELHGLNVDSIDYFDGVFRVLGKGRKQRIVPIGRKAVEAVRDYLPFREKELVRCGSSGETALFVNTKGKRLGQRSIQLAVTKHLRMVSEKEHLSPHVLRHSFATHMLDHGADLRAVQELLGHTSLSTTQIYTHVTMDRLIKAYRQAHPRA
- the hslU gene encoding ATP-dependent protease ATPase subunit HslU; the encoded protein is MTDRQKHLTPREIVQELDKYIIGQEKAKKSVAIALRNRWRRRMVPEDIREEIMPNNIIMIGPTGVGKTEIARRLASLADAPFIKVEASKFTEVGYVGRDVESIVRDLADLAVNMVKERCNKEVQETAVKLADDRILDFLLPAAGTKAIESGESEVRDERRGKTRGKLQEQLLSGHLEDRMIEIDVPVERSPMIEIFTPQGMEEMGINIQEIFGGVMSGRSKKRKVTINEARTIFQQEESRKLIDMDNVIKEALQMVEESGIVFVDEIDKIAGESVHETIDVSREGVQRDILPIVEGSTVMTKYGMVKTDHVLFIAAGAFHSSKPSDLIPELQGRFPIRVELDSLGEEEFYRILTEPRNALIKQYQALLNADGITLTFTDGALREIASSADKVNKKTENIGARRLHTIMSTLLENILFETPAEEGKVKKTRITKEMVRSELDEIISDEDLSRYIL